In the Streptomyces sp. NBC_00525 genome, one interval contains:
- a CDS encoding NUDIX hydrolase: MRWKVHGERPVYENSWLNLWLADIETPDGNRFEHHVVKLRHLAVAAVVNERREVLMMWRHRFITDTWAWELPMGLVEDDETPAEAAAREVLEETGWRPGPLKPLIFAEPAAGITDSEHHLFLADGATYEGPPTERNESDRIEWIPLTDLRGMIDRREIVSSGTLVGLLYILMDESIR, from the coding sequence ATGCGGTGGAAGGTTCACGGGGAACGCCCGGTCTACGAGAACAGCTGGCTCAACCTGTGGCTGGCCGACATCGAGACCCCGGACGGCAACCGCTTCGAGCACCACGTCGTCAAACTCCGTCACCTGGCCGTGGCAGCCGTGGTCAACGAGCGGCGCGAGGTGCTGATGATGTGGCGGCACCGCTTCATCACGGACACCTGGGCCTGGGAACTGCCCATGGGTCTGGTCGAGGACGACGAGACACCGGCCGAGGCGGCGGCCCGCGAGGTCCTGGAGGAGACCGGCTGGCGCCCCGGCCCGCTGAAGCCCCTGATCTTCGCGGAACCGGCCGCCGGCATCACCGACTCCGAACACCACCTCTTCCTCGCCGACGGCGCCACGTACGAGGGCCCGCCGACCGAGAGGAACGAGTCCGACCGCATCGAGTGGATTCCGCTGACCGACCTCCGGGGCATGATCGACCGCCGCGAGATCGTCAGCAGCGGCACCCTCGTCGGCCTGCTCTACATCCTCATGGACGAGTCGATCCGCTGA
- a CDS encoding ATP-binding protein — protein sequence MREQLRSHGVSDSVVDDAVLILSELLSNACRHGRPLGRQTERGDGDVRAAWCVDRTGGLTVEVTDGGGPTRPVPATPSVTARGGRGLNIISALAREWGVRDDVSGEVTVWVQVDGDHDSPGRSGERPGGRGSARTTGMTGLPSARKTTVVPGLDTAGLGVPGLDGLDFTGMFDDAFDDVG from the coding sequence ATGCGCGAACAGCTGCGCAGCCACGGGGTGTCGGATTCGGTCGTCGACGACGCGGTGCTGATTCTTTCCGAACTGCTCAGCAACGCCTGCCGGCACGGCAGGCCGCTGGGCCGGCAGACGGAGCGGGGCGACGGCGACGTACGCGCCGCCTGGTGCGTCGACCGGACGGGCGGACTGACCGTCGAGGTGACGGACGGAGGCGGCCCGACCAGGCCGGTTCCGGCTACGCCTTCGGTGACCGCGCGCGGCGGACGGGGGCTCAACATCATCAGCGCCCTGGCCCGCGAGTGGGGCGTACGCGACGACGTCTCGGGCGAGGTCACGGTCTGGGTGCAGGTCGACGGGGACCACGATTCCCCGGGCCGGTCCGGCGAACGGCCGGGCGGGCGCGGCAGTGCGCGGACGACCGGTATGACCGGTCTGCCGAGCGCGCGGAAGACGACGGTCGTGCCGGGGCTCGATACGGCGGGGCTCGGTGTGCCGGGCCTCGATGGGCTGGACTTCACCGGCATGTTCGATGACGCGTTCGACGATGTGGGCTGA
- a CDS encoding S1C family serine protease, translating to MSTENEGNEGTGAEGASSVPSAPPVPADAPQAHPEDTPPAATPPAAPDPHAAPATSAPQPAPGTPDPQPASPAPQAHPAYPVPDGATAQMAAVPASPQYAPPAPPQSAADAGWPPPPPPAAPAYAQTAYGSGGGPVWGAPGGPQTHESPRKRGGGGLVAAVVVAALVAGGIGGALGFWAADRNNDSGSTTVAASSNPQDLKRDPGTVAGVAAKALPSVVTIEAQGGNGEGGTGTGFVYDKEGHILTNNHVVASAAESGQLTATFSNGKKYDAEVVGRAQGYDVAVIKLKNPPKSLAPLPLGNSDQVAVGDSTIAIGAPFGLSNTVTTGIISAKNRPVASGDGNGGSNSYMSALQTDASINPGNSGGPLLSAGGAVIGINSAIQSTGSIGQSQAGSIGLGFAIPINQAKTVAQQLIKTGQPVYPVIGATVTMDEKNGGAVIADRGAGGTDAVTKNGPAAKAGLRAGDVITKFNDTVIDSGPTLIGEIWTHKPGDRVTLTYERDGKTATAEVTLGERKGDS from the coding sequence GTGAGCACAGAGAACGAGGGCAACGAGGGCACCGGGGCCGAGGGCGCCTCGTCCGTTCCGTCCGCACCTCCCGTGCCGGCCGACGCTCCCCAGGCGCACCCCGAGGACACGCCCCCCGCCGCGACGCCCCCGGCGGCACCGGACCCGCACGCGGCGCCGGCCACCTCGGCCCCGCAGCCCGCACCGGGTACGCCGGACCCGCAGCCGGCCTCCCCCGCGCCGCAGGCCCACCCCGCGTATCCCGTGCCGGACGGGGCGACCGCGCAGATGGCCGCGGTCCCGGCATCCCCCCAGTACGCGCCTCCGGCCCCGCCGCAGTCCGCGGCCGACGCCGGCTGGCCGCCGCCGCCTCCGCCCGCCGCCCCGGCGTACGCGCAGACGGCGTACGGCAGCGGCGGCGGCCCGGTGTGGGGCGCGCCCGGCGGACCGCAGACCCACGAGTCGCCGCGCAAGCGGGGCGGGGGCGGGTTGGTGGCCGCCGTGGTGGTGGCCGCGCTGGTGGCGGGCGGCATCGGCGGCGCCCTCGGCTTCTGGGCGGCGGACCGCAACAACGACTCCGGTTCGACGACGGTCGCGGCCTCGTCCAACCCGCAGGACCTCAAGCGCGACCCGGGCACGGTCGCCGGTGTGGCCGCCAAGGCGCTGCCGAGCGTGGTGACGATCGAGGCGCAGGGCGGCAACGGCGAGGGCGGCACGGGCACCGGCTTCGTGTACGACAAGGAGGGCCACATCCTCACGAACAACCACGTGGTGGCCTCCGCCGCGGAGAGCGGCCAGCTGACGGCGACGTTCTCCAACGGCAAGAAGTACGACGCCGAGGTGGTCGGCCGGGCGCAGGGCTACGACGTGGCCGTCATCAAGCTGAAGAACCCGCCGAAGTCGCTGGCCCCGCTGCCGCTTGGCAACTCGGACCAGGTGGCGGTCGGCGACTCGACGATCGCGATCGGTGCCCCGTTCGGCCTGTCCAACACGGTCACCACGGGCATCATCAGCGCGAAGAACCGCCCGGTCGCCTCCGGTGACGGCAACGGCGGCAGCAACTCGTACATGAGCGCCCTGCAGACGGACGCCTCGATCAACCCCGGCAACTCGGGCGGCCCGCTGCTCAGCGCGGGCGGCGCGGTCATCGGGATCAACTCGGCGATCCAGTCGACCGGCAGCATCGGGCAGAGCCAGGCCGGCTCCATCGGCCTCGGCTTCGCGATCCCGATCAACCAGGCGAAGACCGTCGCCCAGCAGCTGATCAAGACCGGTCAGCCGGTCTACCCGGTCATCGGCGCGACGGTCACGATGGACGAGAAGAACGGCGGCGCCGTCATCGCGGACCGGGGCGCGGGCGGCACGGACGCGGTCACGAAGAACGGCCCGGCGGCCAAGGCGGGCCTGCGGGCCGGCGACGTCATCACGAAGTTCAACGACACCGTCATCGACAGCGGCCCGACCCTGATCGGCGAGATCTGGACCCACAAGCCGGGCGACCGCGTCACCCTGACCTACGAGCGCGACGGCAAGACGGCAACGGCCGAAGTGACCCTGGGCGAGCGCAAGGGCGACAGCTGA
- a CDS encoding DUF5926 family protein, producing the protein MAKKRPQSKAGKQQLKDGEIPVVGAREPCPCGSGRRYKACHGRAAAQAVTELVQRPFEGLAGECDWVALRELVPAATVELTLKDGLPEGVPAVTLATVLPMAWPALRREDGSVLLALQNDTSSGDLSRDLADTLRRALEAEPGSPVAARRVPADGPRLQDLLAADAPFEPVVHTGFEFWVPDAENATAEVSASLERANEAAIPTALLSGVDAAYWCETPEKSHLRWVMPHAEEQLLDALARLHAAGETSLGEGTRLVGSFRAHGLMVPVWDLPSAMSAEDCEKPAAAFAERLATALASDAPLTAEERRARGGLTNRQVTLS; encoded by the coding sequence ATGGCGAAGAAGCGCCCTCAGTCCAAGGCCGGGAAGCAGCAGCTCAAGGACGGCGAGATCCCGGTCGTCGGGGCTCGTGAACCCTGCCCGTGCGGTTCGGGCCGCCGCTACAAGGCGTGTCACGGCCGCGCCGCGGCCCAGGCCGTGACCGAGCTGGTGCAGCGTCCGTTCGAGGGCCTGGCCGGGGAGTGCGACTGGGTCGCGCTGCGCGAGCTGGTGCCCGCGGCCACGGTGGAGCTGACGCTCAAGGACGGGCTGCCCGAGGGCGTGCCCGCGGTGACGCTGGCGACGGTCCTTCCGATGGCCTGGCCCGCGCTGCGCCGCGAGGACGGCTCCGTCCTGCTCGCGCTCCAGAACGACACCTCGTCCGGCGACCTGAGCCGGGACCTCGCGGACACCCTGCGGCGCGCGCTGGAGGCCGAGCCCGGTTCGCCGGTGGCCGCCCGCCGTGTGCCGGCCGACGGGCCCCGGCTGCAGGACCTGCTGGCCGCCGACGCGCCCTTCGAGCCGGTCGTGCACACCGGCTTCGAGTTCTGGGTGCCGGACGCGGAGAACGCCACGGCCGAGGTGTCCGCCTCGCTGGAGCGTGCGAACGAGGCGGCGATCCCGACCGCCCTGCTCTCCGGCGTGGACGCCGCCTACTGGTGCGAGACGCCGGAGAAGAGCCACCTGCGCTGGGTCATGCCGCACGCCGAGGAGCAGCTCCTCGACGCGCTCGCCCGGCTGCACGCGGCGGGTGAGACGTCGCTCGGCGAGGGGACCCGGCTGGTCGGTTCGTTCCGGGCGCACGGGCTGATGGTTCCGGTCTGGGACCTGCCGAGCGCGATGAGCGCCGAGGACTGCGAGAAGCCCGCCGCCGCGTTCGCGGAGCGGCTCGCGACGGCGCTCGCGTCGGACGCGCCGCTCACCGCCGAGGAGCGCAGGGCGCGGGGCGGCCTCACCAACCGCCAGGTGACGCTCAGCTGA
- a CDS encoding bifunctional DNA primase/polymerase, with amino-acid sequence MREILGRRRRLGRRGGSARLDAALTCATEWQWPVVPGAGLRGAGGRGDRGCACPDPECAVPGAHPFDPGLLAATTDARMVRWWWTNRPAAPVLLATGGRAPCALSLPAAAGAGALAALDRAGLRPGPVVATPTRWALLVAPYTLERLGELLYAQDWVPSSLRFHGEGGYVVLPPSEIGTGQVCWERAPERATGPRPKRASSSGAATSGGVPWLPDVGAVLDALVEASASAPDGGSRLAY; translated from the coding sequence ATGCGCGAGATCCTCGGAAGGCGACGCAGGCTCGGCCGCAGGGGCGGGTCCGCCCGGCTCGACGCGGCCCTGACCTGCGCCACGGAGTGGCAGTGGCCCGTGGTCCCCGGAGCGGGGCTGCGAGGAGCCGGCGGACGCGGTGACCGCGGCTGCGCCTGCCCCGATCCCGAGTGCGCGGTGCCCGGCGCGCATCCCTTCGATCCCGGACTGCTCGCCGCGACCACCGATGCCCGGATGGTGCGCTGGTGGTGGACGAACCGGCCCGCCGCGCCGGTGCTGCTCGCCACGGGCGGGCGGGCGCCGTGCGCCCTGAGCCTGCCGGCGGCCGCCGGGGCCGGTGCCCTGGCCGCGCTCGACCGGGCGGGCCTGCGGCCGGGGCCCGTGGTGGCGACGCCCACCCGGTGGGCGCTGCTGGTCGCCCCGTACACGCTGGAACGGCTCGGTGAGCTGCTGTACGCCCAGGACTGGGTGCCCAGTTCGCTGCGGTTCCACGGCGAGGGCGGTTACGTGGTCCTCCCGCCGTCGGAGATCGGTACGGGACAGGTGTGCTGGGAGCGTGCGCCGGAGCGCGCTACGGGGCCGCGCCCCAAGCGCGCCTCCTCCTCCGGCGCCGCCACCTCCGGCGGGGTGCCCTGGCTGCCCGATGTGGGGGCCGTGCTGGACGCACTGGTCGAGGCGAGCGCGAGTGCTCCGGACGGTGGCAGCAGACTCGCGTACTGA
- a CDS encoding glycerophosphodiester phosphodiesterase family protein — MQHPIQVIAHRGASDDAPEHTLAAYRKAIEDGADALECDVRLTADGHLVCVHDRRVNRTSNGRGAVSALELNALAALDFGSWKDRDESESPDWDPVPGELTSVLTLERLLELLVETRAAGRPLQLAVETKHPTRWAGQVEERLLHLLKRFELDAPPPTGSPSPVRVMSFSARSLHRVRDAVPHLPTVYLMQFVSPRLRDGRLPAGARVAGPSMRIVRSHPGYIERLHRAGHRAHVWTVNEPEDVDLCVRLGVEAIITNRPKQVLAQLGRS, encoded by the coding sequence ATGCAGCATCCCATCCAGGTCATCGCCCACCGCGGCGCGTCCGACGACGCGCCCGAACACACCCTCGCCGCGTACCGCAAGGCGATCGAGGACGGTGCCGACGCCCTGGAGTGCGACGTACGCCTGACGGCCGACGGCCATCTCGTCTGCGTACACGACCGCAGGGTGAACCGTACGTCCAACGGGCGCGGCGCGGTCTCCGCCCTGGAGCTGAACGCCCTCGCCGCTCTCGACTTCGGCTCGTGGAAGGACCGCGACGAGTCCGAGTCCCCCGACTGGGACCCGGTACCGGGCGAGCTGACCTCCGTACTCACCCTCGAACGACTGCTCGAACTGCTCGTCGAGACGCGAGCCGCCGGGCGGCCTCTCCAGCTGGCCGTCGAGACCAAGCACCCCACCCGCTGGGCGGGGCAGGTCGAGGAGCGGCTGCTGCACCTGCTGAAACGCTTCGAACTCGACGCGCCCCCACCGACCGGCTCCCCGTCACCGGTACGCGTCATGAGCTTCTCGGCCCGCTCGCTGCACCGCGTCCGGGACGCCGTACCCCATCTGCCCACCGTGTACCTGATGCAGTTCGTCTCCCCCCGGCTGCGCGACGGGCGGCTGCCCGCGGGCGCGCGGGTCGCCGGCCCCAGCATGCGGATCGTGCGCAGCCATCCCGGTTACATCGAGCGACTGCACCGGGCGGGGCACCGGGCCCATGTGTGGACGGTCAACGAGCCGGAGGACGTCGATCTGTGCGTACGGCTCGGCGTGGAGGCCATCATCACCAACCGGCCCAAGCAGGTCCTGGCCCAGCTGGGCCGCTCGTAA